ATCACCCCCACACGCTACCAGAGCAAATGACGCAAACAACGCAGCATAACGCCGCCCACCGATCGTGATACCGCCCATCATGCACCCCCCATTTGAAGGAGGTGGTCGCATTGCTGGCGCGAACCTGCAATGCAAAAATTCTCAAAATGTCAGATGATCCCCACGGCCTTCCCCGCCGCCTCGAACATCTTCAGGATAGTGTCCACTTCCTCCTCGCTGTGTTCGGCACACAGCGAGCAGCGCAGCAGGGTCATGTTGGCGGGCGTTGCGGGCGGGCGGGCGAGATTGACGTAAAGCCCTTCGGTCAGCAGCGCTTCCCACATCGCCGCGCCCTGCTCCAGGTCGGGCATGATGACCGCCACGATCGCGCTCTGCGGCTCGTCGGTGCCGAGCTCGAACCCCAGCTCCTTCAGGCCGCCATGCAACCGCTTGGAATTCTCCCACAGATGCGCCCGCTTGTTGCTGCCCTGCATCAGTTTGCGGATGGAGGTGCAGGCAGTCGCCACCACGCTTGGCGGAAGGCTGGCGGTGAAGACGTAGGGGCGGCAGACCAGCCGCATGATCTCGAACTTGGGATGGTTGGACACGCAGAAGCCGCCCACCGTGCCGACGCTTTTCGAGAAGGTGCCGATGACGAAATCGACCTGGTCGAGCACGCCCTGGTCCTCCGCCACGCCGCGGCCGTTCTCGCCGATGAAGCCCATCGAGTGCGCCTCGTCGACCAGCACCATCGCGCCGTTTTCCTTCGCGACGCGGATCATGTCCTTCAGCGGGGCAACGTCGCCCAGCATGGAATAGACCCCTTCCAGGACGACGAGCTTGCCCGCGCCTTCCGGAATGCGCTTCAGGCGCTTTTCCATCGCCTCGATATCGTTGTGCTTGAACGGCACGATCTCGGCATCGCCCAGCTTGCACCCGTCCCAGATGCTGGCGTGGCTGTCGATGTCGAGGACGACGTAGTCGCCCTTGCCCGCGATGGTGGAGATGATGCCGAGATTGGCCTGATAGCCGGTGGAAAAGACCATCGCATGGTCCATCCCGTAGAATTCGCGCAGCGCGTCCTCGCACTCGCGGTGCCCCTGATAGGTGCCGTTCAGCACCCGGCTGCCGGTGGTCCCGCTGCCGAAATCGCGCAGCGCCTGCTCGCCCGCCTCGATTACCTGCGGATCGAAGGTCATGCCCATGTAGTTGTAGGTGCCCAGCAGGATCGTCTCGCGCCCGTTGCAGATCGCCCGGGTCGGCGACAGCACCTGTTCCATCACCAGGTTGAACGGATCCGCAGCCCCGCCCGCGAGCAGGTTCTCGCGCGTCTCGATCAGCCCGTCGAACTTGCTGAACAGGTCGCGGTCGCCGCCTTCGCGGGTCTGCGGCTGGTCGGAAGTGGCCAGCCCCTCGCTCATGCGTCTGCCTGCAGCTTGGTCACCGCATCGACCAGCTGGCCGTAGGTCTCGATCTCGGCCTGCTGGTTCATCGAGATGATGATATCGAACTCGTCCTCGATCGCCGCGACGAAATCCATCACCGTCAGGCTGTCGAACTCCAGATCGCCCTGGAACGTGGTCGCATCGGTGATCGCCACGCCCTTCTTGTTGAACGGTTCGATGAGCTCGCGGATTTTCTGGTCGACCTCGGCGCGGTCCATGGCGGTGTGTCCTTTAGCAAACTGGCCCTCGCGGCAAAGCGGGGGCACGGGGGTATTGTCAAGCTCTGCGGCGTATCACGCGCTGGCCAGCAGGCGTTCGACGCAGGCGGAAAACGGCCCGATCGACACCGGCTTGGCGAGGTATTCGGCCGCGCCCGCATCGCGAATCCGGTCCTCGTCCCCCTTGCCGGCGAAGGCGGTGACGGCGAGGATGGGCACGTCCGCCAATCCGGCCTCGCGCTTCATCTGCGCGATCAGGTCGAGGCCGGAGATATCGGGCAGCTGGATATC
Above is a genomic segment from Erythrobacter sp. 3-20A1M containing:
- a CDS encoding acyl carrier protein, which encodes MDRAEVDQKIRELIEPFNKKGVAITDATTFQGDLEFDSLTVMDFVAAIEDEFDIIISMNQQAEIETYGQLVDAVTKLQADA
- a CDS encoding aminotransferase class I/II-fold pyridoxal phosphate-dependent enzyme, whose translation is MSEGLATSDQPQTREGGDRDLFSKFDGLIETRENLLAGGAADPFNLVMEQVLSPTRAICNGRETILLGTYNYMGMTFDPQVIEAGEQALRDFGSGTTGSRVLNGTYQGHRECEDALREFYGMDHAMVFSTGYQANLGIISTIAGKGDYVVLDIDSHASIWDGCKLGDAEIVPFKHNDIEAMEKRLKRIPEGAGKLVVLEGVYSMLGDVAPLKDMIRVAKENGAMVLVDEAHSMGFIGENGRGVAEDQGVLDQVDFVIGTFSKSVGTVGGFCVSNHPKFEIMRLVCRPYVFTASLPPSVVATACTSIRKLMQGSNKRAHLWENSKRLHGGLKELGFELGTDEPQSAIVAVIMPDLEQGAAMWEALLTEGLYVNLARPPATPANMTLLRCSLCAEHSEEEVDTILKMFEAAGKAVGII